The following coding sequences are from one Patescibacteria group bacterium window:
- the rplJ gene encoding 50S ribosomal protein L10, translating to MPKSKQQKKDEVVLLVELLKGMQSAVVSSLTQIKVKDERKVRNELKALGAIYHVVKKNLLQLALKELKLSADFLENLRGTIVLMVAKGDAVNPIKAIAKFAKTHPKFLLHEGFMNENGSVHALSRDQVIALSTVPSREELFVRVVGSVRAPLSGMMNVLQGNMRGLVQVLGAYQKTKQ from the coding sequence ATGCCCAAGAGCAAACAGCAAAAAAAAGATGAAGTAGTACTGCTGGTCGAGCTTCTTAAAGGCATGCAGTCCGCGGTCGTGTCATCGCTCACGCAGATCAAGGTAAAAGATGAACGTAAAGTGCGCAATGAACTCAAAGCGCTTGGCGCGATCTATCATGTGGTGAAGAAAAATCTACTGCAGCTCGCGCTCAAAGAACTCAAGCTGTCTGCGGATTTTCTCGAGAATTTGCGGGGGACTATCGTGCTAATGGTGGCAAAAGGGGATGCGGTGAATCCCATAAAAGCGATCGCAAAGTTCGCAAAGACTCACCCAAAGTTTCTACTTCATGAAGGGTTCATGAACGAGAATGGGAGCGTGCATGCTCTGTCGCGCGATCAGGTGATTGCCCTTTCTACCGTTCCCAGCCGTGAAGAGCTCTTTGTCCGCGTGGTGGGATCCGTGCGCGCGCCGCTTTCAGGGATGATGAATGTTTTGCAAGGGAATATGCGTGGGCTCGTGCAGGTTTTGGGCGCGTACCAAAAAACCAAACAATAA
- the rplL gene encoding 50S ribosomal protein L7/L12 has protein sequence MSNEQSPVEVPDKFKALVESIEKLSVLDLAELVKVLEVKFGVSAAAPVAVAAPANGAAASAGEAGEEKTSFNVELAEAGPNKISVIKAVREVTGKGLKDAKDLVDGAPKVLKEGATKQEAEEMKKKLEEAGAKVNLK, from the coding sequence ATGAGCAATGAACAATCCCCGGTAGAAGTGCCAGACAAGTTTAAGGCGCTTGTAGAATCCATCGAAAAACTCTCAGTCTTGGATCTCGCGGAGCTCGTGAAGGTGCTTGAGGTAAAATTCGGCGTTTCCGCAGCCGCGCCGGTCGCAGTGGCTGCACCTGCAAATGGCGCCGCCGCAAGCGCAGGAGAGGCAGGAGAGGAGAAGACTTCTTTCAATGTTGAACTCGCGGAAGCAGGCCCGAATAAAATTTCAGTCATCAAGGCGGTGAGGGAAGTGACCGGCAAGGGCCTGAAAGACGCAAAGGACCTTGTTGACGGCGCGCCAAAGGTTCTTAAAGAAGGCGCGACAAAGCAAGAAGCGGAAGAAATGAAGAAGAAGCTCGAAGAAGCAGGCGCGAAGGTGAATTTGAAATAA